One Cardinium endosymbiont cEper1 of Encarsia pergandiella genomic region harbors:
- a CDS encoding 3'-5' exonuclease → MPLQLTNSLVFLDLETTGTNVVHDRIIEIAMIKLMPNGNRLTFYKRINPEQTIPIESSLIHGIYTEDLKDKPTFKQIGKELIAFLKGADLAGFNLLRFDIPILVESFLRAELEFKVETRKIVDVQKLFHLMEKRTLKAAYQFYCQKELDGAHNAMVDIEATLEVLMEQIKRYENQPVVDSLGNALGIIKNDVATLHHLTNTNMVDFAGRIVYNAQHIPIFNFGKHKGKSVSEVLKLEPSYYKWMIQGDFPLDTKRKLTQIKMGIID, encoded by the coding sequence ATGCCTTTACAATTAACCAATTCACTTGTTTTTTTAGACTTAGAAACTACAGGTACCAATGTAGTACATGATCGCATCATAGAAATTGCAATGATTAAACTTATGCCCAACGGCAACCGCTTGACCTTTTACAAAAGAATTAATCCAGAACAAACTATTCCTATTGAATCTAGTTTAATCCATGGTATTTATACGGAAGATCTAAAAGACAAACCAACGTTTAAACAAATAGGAAAAGAATTAATTGCCTTTTTAAAAGGCGCTGACTTAGCTGGTTTTAATCTGCTGCGTTTTGATATACCTATATTAGTAGAAAGCTTTTTACGGGCAGAATTAGAGTTTAAAGTAGAAACCCGTAAAATCGTAGATGTTCAAAAGCTTTTTCACTTAATGGAAAAAAGAACTTTAAAGGCAGCTTATCAATTTTATTGTCAAAAGGAACTAGATGGCGCTCATAACGCTATGGTAGACATAGAGGCTACTTTAGAGGTACTTATGGAACAAATAAAAAGATATGAAAATCAGCCAGTAGTAGATTCATTAGGCAATGCATTGGGTATCATAAAAAATGATGTGGCTACCCTACATCATCTAACCAATACCAACATGGTGGATTTTGCAGGTAGAATAGTCTACAACGCGCAACATATACCCATCTTTAACTTTGGCAAACACAAAGGGAAAAGTGTATCAGAGGTGCTCAAATTGGAACCTTCTTATTATAAATGGATGATACAAGGTGATTTTCCTTTGGATACCAAGCGTAAATTAACCCAAATTAAAATGGGTATAATAGATTAA
- a CDS encoding DEAD/DEAH box helicase, with translation MSNTFQTYNLPSALLGALAKMQYDHPTAIQDQVIPVALTGQDILGSSKTGSGKTAAFSIPVVAQLMDRPEARVLVLAPTRELAEQVAGVMSSMIRGCSHLRTVLLIGGEPIGKQLMRLRTNPNIIVGTPGRVEDHLCRGSLHLQRTTFLVLDEIDRMLDMGFSIQIDKIIKRLPIERQTLMFSATLDRNIERLAGSYLRQPARINVEVSDDEPKNIEEESLYVPEAAKFQVLLEQLNQREGSIIVFVRTQIKADSISYQLQQANFKVCAIHGGLKQHQRKRVIKDFRNKHYTIIVATDVAARGLDIDHIKHVINYDFPQAAEDYTHRIGRTGRAGATGFALSMISSPQERRLWRIIHNDPVEKEVKRPFRQSTNFNRFRSRSFGRSVSG, from the coding sequence TTGAGTAATACTTTTCAAACATATAATTTGCCATCAGCTCTTTTGGGAGCGTTGGCCAAGATGCAGTATGATCATCCTACTGCTATTCAAGACCAAGTGATTCCAGTAGCTTTAACCGGCCAAGACATTTTAGGTTCTTCTAAAACAGGTAGTGGAAAAACAGCTGCTTTTTCTATACCTGTAGTTGCACAGCTTATGGATCGGCCTGAGGCGCGTGTACTCGTATTGGCCCCCACACGGGAGCTTGCTGAACAAGTGGCAGGTGTGATGTCGAGTATGATTCGTGGTTGTAGCCACTTGCGTACGGTATTGTTAATAGGAGGTGAGCCCATTGGCAAGCAGTTAATGCGTTTGCGCACGAACCCTAATATTATTGTAGGTACACCTGGTCGTGTAGAAGATCATTTATGTAGAGGCTCACTACATTTGCAACGTACTACCTTTTTGGTATTGGATGAAATCGACCGAATGTTAGATATGGGTTTTTCTATTCAAATAGATAAAATTATTAAGCGTTTGCCGATAGAACGACAAACATTGATGTTTTCGGCTACCTTGGATAGAAACATTGAGCGATTGGCTGGGTCTTATTTAAGGCAACCGGCACGTATTAATGTCGAAGTATCTGATGATGAGCCTAAAAACATAGAAGAAGAATCTCTTTATGTGCCAGAGGCTGCAAAATTCCAAGTTTTATTGGAGCAACTTAATCAACGGGAAGGGTCTATTATTGTTTTCGTAAGAACGCAAATAAAGGCAGATAGCATCAGTTATCAATTACAGCAAGCAAATTTTAAAGTTTGCGCCATTCATGGTGGATTAAAGCAACACCAACGGAAGCGTGTCATAAAGGACTTTAGAAATAAGCATTATACTATTATTGTAGCAACTGATGTCGCTGCAAGGGGATTAGATATTGATCATATCAAGCATGTAATCAATTATGATTTTCCCCAAGCTGCTGAAGATTATACCCATAGAATTGGTAGAACCGGTAGAGCGGGTGCTACAGGTTTTGCTTTGTCTATGATTTCTTCTCCCCAAGAAAGAAGGCTTTGGCGTATTATTCATAATGATCCAGTAGAAAAAGAAGTAAAAAGGCCATTTAGACAAAGCACAAATTTTAATCGGTTTAGATCTCGTTCTTTTGGACGTAGTGTTTCAGGTTAA
- a CDS encoding cold-shock protein, producing MMEGVVKWFDPAKGYGFIKPVNGGKDVFVHISALVASRVSMIDQGQSVGFEITSDRGKEVASNIKVLDV from the coding sequence ATGATGGAAGGAGTAGTAAAATGGTTTGATCCAGCCAAAGGTTATGGATTTATAAAACCGGTAAATGGAGGTAAAGATGTTTTTGTTCATATAAGTGCGCTTGTAGCGTCTAGAGTAAGCATGATAGACCAAGGTCAATCAGTAGGTTTTGAAATAACCAGCGATAGAGGCAAAGAAGTAGCTAGTAACATTAAGGTACTTGATGTGTAA
- the mutY gene encoding A/G-specific adenine glycosylase, producing MLAYIAQWLSIIQSTVVLLAKYNKICTTLSIIVSSILMNTISHLIFRRLLLSWYKLHQRCLPWRTTKDPYKIWLSEIILQQTRVVQGLPYYERFIAQYPSVVALSRATEQDVLRLWQGLGYYSRARNLHHCAQTIVEKYNGVFPTSYRSLLTLKGVGPYTAAAIAAVSFKEVVAAVDGNVYRVLARIFGLTYDIGTSQGRKQMHQFATLLVDPIQPDTYSQAIMDFGALQCTPVAHFCTTCIFNSYCVAFYTDRQKVLPVKTNRLHKRVRYFDYFILQYKEAIYMKKRIKRDIWQGMYDFYLLENKQRLVVDQMEDPLCRLAKSHQLSITTFEKEASHLLTHQKLLVKFHKIEVTLAFLQATNDLFNQFSLVSFNRSQIQTLPKPILIQNFLKRLNFV from the coding sequence ATGCTTGCCTATATTGCGCAATGGTTATCGATTATTCAGTCTACAGTAGTACTTCTTGCCAAATATAATAAAATATGCACTACACTTTCCATTATCGTATCCTCTATATTAATGAATACCATTAGCCATCTTATTTTTCGTAGGTTATTGCTTTCTTGGTACAAGTTACATCAGCGTTGTTTGCCTTGGCGTACCACTAAAGATCCATATAAGATATGGTTATCAGAAATTATTTTGCAACAAACAAGAGTTGTGCAAGGGCTTCCCTATTATGAGCGTTTTATTGCCCAATATCCTTCTGTAGTCGCATTATCCCGTGCTACAGAACAGGATGTGCTCCGTTTATGGCAGGGATTGGGTTACTATAGCAGAGCCCGTAACCTACATCATTGTGCGCAAACTATTGTTGAAAAATATAATGGCGTTTTTCCTACTAGTTACCGATCACTCCTTACATTGAAGGGTGTAGGCCCTTATACAGCCGCAGCGATTGCTGCCGTTTCTTTTAAAGAAGTAGTAGCTGCTGTAGATGGAAATGTCTACCGTGTATTGGCACGTATTTTTGGGTTAACCTATGATATAGGTACATCCCAAGGTAGAAAACAAATGCATCAGTTTGCTACCCTATTAGTAGATCCTATACAACCTGATACATATAGTCAAGCAATTATGGATTTTGGTGCACTCCAATGTACGCCAGTAGCTCATTTTTGTACTACCTGTATTTTCAACAGCTATTGCGTGGCTTTCTATACCGACAGACAAAAAGTATTGCCTGTTAAAACCAATAGACTACATAAACGAGTCCGTTATTTTGACTATTTTATTTTGCAGTATAAGGAAGCCATATATATGAAAAAGCGTATAAAAAGAGATATTTGGCAAGGGATGTATGATTTTTATTTGTTAGAAAATAAACAGCGCTTGGTGGTAGATCAGATGGAAGATCCTTTGTGTAGGTTAGCTAAAAGCCATCAGTTATCCATTACTACCTTTGAAAAAGAAGCATCCCATTTGCTCACCCATCAGAAGTTGTTGGTGAAATTTCACAAGATCGAGGTTACTTTAGCTTTCTTGCAAGCAACCAACGATCTATTTAATCAATTTTCCTTAGTATCATTTAATCGTTCACAGATTCAAACTTTGCCTAAACCTATATTGATTCAAAATTTTTTAAAAAGACTAAATTTTGTTTAG